A part of Dasypus novemcinctus isolate mDasNov1 chromosome 7, mDasNov1.1.hap2, whole genome shotgun sequence genomic DNA contains:
- the ANKZF1 gene encoding tRNA endonuclease ANKZF1 isoform X1 yields MSPASAAPLAPAAISLFDLSADAPVLQGLSVVSHSPGRAPDQALRTSSPGSGKSGSPERKLLQGPPDISEKLFCSTCEQTFQNHQEQREHYKLDWHRFNLKQRLKDKPPLSALDFEKQSSGGDLSSISGSEDSDSASEEDLQILDEERAEFEKPNRPRGFHPHRVLFQNAQGQFFSAYRCVLGPHQVPPEEAELLLQNLQSGGPTYCVVLMAAAGHFAGAIFQGREVVTHKTFHRYTVRAKRGTAQGLQDARGGVSRSAGANLRRYNEAMLYKGVRDLLAGPDWVKALEEAGTILLRAPRSGRSLFFGGRGAPLQRGDPRLWDIPLATRRPTFRELQRVLHKLTTLHVHGEDPRESVTVDSPQTHSEKMREERKKAIEEKRRVPSDENEAFGQNADSSKQGAGSEGEDSFQVELELVEVTLGTLGLREFEVLPKRSRRKRNKKDRQGTGARMTLPQHHEDEPLVQSAQADTALSGPSLDEEAKASNQPELWDVLLAACRAGDVGMLKLQLTASPPDPGVTSLLSAPLGSGGFTLLHAAAAAGRGSVVCLLLEAGADPTVLDLRARPPYTVAADRSTRNEFRRFMEKNPDAYDYNKAQVSWKRKKHSGKASRILAGSFLLSCGFTKGSLCKSSNTFPDILQVPGPLTPEMEARQATRKREQKAARRQREEEQRKQREQEKQEQEEQQRFAALSDREKRALAAERRLAAQLGGPPPQTPASAINNAGRCWSCGASLQGLIPFHYFDFSFCSTRCLRDHRCQAGRPSS; encoded by the exons ATGTCGCCCGCTTCAGCTGCACCCCTGGCACCGGCGGCGATCTCCCTGTTTGACCTCAGCGCTGATGCTCCAGTCCTTCAGGGCCTGAGCGTCGTGAGCCATTCTCCCGGGCGGGCGCCGGACCAGGCTCTGCGTACTTCCTCTCCAG GTTCAGGGAAGAGTGGGAGCCCAGAAAGAAAATTACTCCAGGGTCCTCCTGATATCTCAGAGAAGTTATTTTGTTCAACCTGTGAGCAGACATTCCAGAACCACCAGGAACAG AGGGAACATTATAAGCTTGACTGGCACCGGTTTAACCTAAAGCAACGTCTCAAGGACAAGCCTCCCCTGTCTGCCCTGGACTTTGAAAAGCAGAGCTCTGGAG GAGATCTTTCCAGCATCTCAGGATCAGAAGACTCAGATTCCGCCAGTGAGGAGGACTTGCAGATATTGGATGAGGAGAGGGCTGAATTTGAGAAGCCTAACCGACCCCGAGGCTTCCACCCGCATCGGGTTCTTTTCCAAAATGCCCAGGGCCAGTTCTTCTCTGCCTACCGCTGTGTCCTAGGCCCTCACCAG GTGCCCCCAGAAGAGGCAGAACTGCTGCTACAGAACCTGCAAAGTGGCGGTCCCACATACTGCGTGGTGCTCATGGCTGCAGCTGGGCACTTTGCTGGTGCCATTTTCCAAGG AAGAGAAGTGGTGACACACAAAACCTTTCACCGCTACACGGTGCGGGCCAAGCGAGGCACAGCCCAGGGGCTTCAAGATGCCCGGGGTGGAGTGTCCCGCTCTGCCGGAGCCAATCTGAGGCGCTACAATGAAGCCATGTTATATAAG GGGGTTCGTGACCTGCTGGCAGGGCCAGACTGGGTTAAGGCACTGGAGGAGGCTGGGACAATACTGCTGCGTGCCCCCCGCTCTGGCCGATCCTTGTTCTTCGGAGgtcgtggggcacccctgcaaaGGGGAGATCCCCGACTTTGGGATATCCCCCTCGCCACCCGCAGGCCCACCTTCCGAGAGCTACAGCGTGTGCTCCATAAGCTTACCACCTTGCATGTCCATG GAGAAGACCCCCGTGAATCAGTCACAGTGGACTCACCTCAGACACACTCGgagaaaatgagagaggagaggaagaaagcTATTGAGGAAAAAAGAAGGGTCCCCAGTGATGAAAATGAGGCATTTGGGCAGAATGCAGATTCTTCTAAACAGG GTGCTGGGTCAGAGGGAGAGGACAGCTTCCAGGTCGAGTTGGAACTAGTGGAGGTGACATTGGGGACCTTGGGTCTTCGTGAGTTTGAAGTATTGCCCAAGCggagtaggaggaaaaggaacAAGAAGGACAGACAGGGGACTGGGGCACGTATGACTCTTCCCCAACATCATGAAGATGAGCCCCTTGTGCAGTCGGCCCAGGCAGATACAGCTTTGTCAGGGCCTTCACTGGATGAGGAGGCCAAGGCCTCTAATCAGCCAGAGCTCTGGGATGTGCTTCTAGCTGCTTGCCGAGCTGGAGATGTTGGGATGCTGAAGCTCCAGCTAACTGCCAGCCCCCCAGACCCTGGAGTTACATCTCTGCTCAGCGCTCCCTTGGGCTCCGGTGGCTTCACCCTCTTGCATGCAGCAGCTGCGGCTGGCAGAGGCTCAGTGGTGTGCCTGCTGCTGGAAGCAGGTGCTGACCCCACTGTGCT GGACTTGCGAGCCCGGCCACCATATACGGTTGCAGCCGACAGATCAACACGTAATGAGTTCCGAAGGTTCATGGAGAAGAATCCAGATGCTTATGATTACAACAAGGCTCAGGTcagctggaagagaaagaagcacAGTGGGAAGGCATCACGCATCCTGGCTGGATCTTTTCTACTTTCTTGTGGTTTTACGAAGGGCAGCTTGTGTAAGTCTTCTAATACCTTTCCTGACATCCTCCAGGTGCCAGGGCCCCTGACACCAGAGATGGAAGCACGGCAGGCCACGCGGAAAAGAGAGCAGAAAGCAGCCCGGCGGCAGCGGGAGGAAGAACAACGGAAGCAACGGGAGCAGGAAAAGCAGGAACAAGAAGAACAACAGAGATTTGCAGCGCTCAGCGACCGAGAGAAG AGAGCTCTGGCTGCAGAGCGACGACTAGCTGCCCAGTTGGGAGGCCCTCCCCCTCAGACCCCTGCCTCTGCAATCAACAATGCTGG gCGCTGCTGGAGTTGTGGGGCATCCCTCCAAGGCCTCATTCCCTTTCACTACTTTGACTTCTCTTTCTGCTCCACACGCTGCCTCCGGGATCATCGCTGCCAGGCCGGGAGGCCCTCTTCCTGA
- the ANKZF1 gene encoding tRNA endonuclease ANKZF1 isoform X2, with the protein MSPASAAPLAPAAISLFDLSADAPVLQGLSVVSHSPGRAPDQALRTSSPGSGKSGSPERKLLQGPPDISEKLFCSTCEQTFQNHQEQREHYKLDWHRFNLKQRLKDKPPLSALDFEKQSSGGDLSSISGSEDSDSASEEDLQILDEERAEFEKPNRPRGFHPHRVLFQNAQGQFFSAYRCVLGPHQVPPEEAELLLQNLQSGGPTYCVVLMAAAGHFAGAIFQGREVVTHKTFHRYTVRAKRGTAQGLQDARGGVSRSAGANLRRYNEAMLYKGVRDLLAGPDWVKALEEAGTILLRAPRSGRSLFFGGRGAPLQRGDPRLWDIPLATRRPTFRELQRVLHKLTTLHVHGEDPRESVTVDSPQTHSEKMREERKKAIEEKRRVPSDENEAFGQNADSSKQGAGSEGEDSFQVELELVEVTLGTLGLREFEVLPKRSRRKRNKKDRQGTGARMTLPQHHEDEPLVQSAQADTALSGPSLDEEAKASNQPELWDVLLAACRAGDVGMLKLQLTASPPDPGVTSLLSAPLGSGGFTLLHAAAAAGRGSVVCLLLEAGADPTVLDLRARPPYTVAADRSTRNEFRRFMEKNPDAYDYNKAQVPGPLTPEMEARQATRKREQKAARRQREEEQRKQREQEKQEQEEQQRFAALSDREKRALAAERRLAAQLGGPPPQTPASAINNAGRCWSCGASLQGLIPFHYFDFSFCSTRCLRDHRCQAGRPSS; encoded by the exons ATGTCGCCCGCTTCAGCTGCACCCCTGGCACCGGCGGCGATCTCCCTGTTTGACCTCAGCGCTGATGCTCCAGTCCTTCAGGGCCTGAGCGTCGTGAGCCATTCTCCCGGGCGGGCGCCGGACCAGGCTCTGCGTACTTCCTCTCCAG GTTCAGGGAAGAGTGGGAGCCCAGAAAGAAAATTACTCCAGGGTCCTCCTGATATCTCAGAGAAGTTATTTTGTTCAACCTGTGAGCAGACATTCCAGAACCACCAGGAACAG AGGGAACATTATAAGCTTGACTGGCACCGGTTTAACCTAAAGCAACGTCTCAAGGACAAGCCTCCCCTGTCTGCCCTGGACTTTGAAAAGCAGAGCTCTGGAG GAGATCTTTCCAGCATCTCAGGATCAGAAGACTCAGATTCCGCCAGTGAGGAGGACTTGCAGATATTGGATGAGGAGAGGGCTGAATTTGAGAAGCCTAACCGACCCCGAGGCTTCCACCCGCATCGGGTTCTTTTCCAAAATGCCCAGGGCCAGTTCTTCTCTGCCTACCGCTGTGTCCTAGGCCCTCACCAG GTGCCCCCAGAAGAGGCAGAACTGCTGCTACAGAACCTGCAAAGTGGCGGTCCCACATACTGCGTGGTGCTCATGGCTGCAGCTGGGCACTTTGCTGGTGCCATTTTCCAAGG AAGAGAAGTGGTGACACACAAAACCTTTCACCGCTACACGGTGCGGGCCAAGCGAGGCACAGCCCAGGGGCTTCAAGATGCCCGGGGTGGAGTGTCCCGCTCTGCCGGAGCCAATCTGAGGCGCTACAATGAAGCCATGTTATATAAG GGGGTTCGTGACCTGCTGGCAGGGCCAGACTGGGTTAAGGCACTGGAGGAGGCTGGGACAATACTGCTGCGTGCCCCCCGCTCTGGCCGATCCTTGTTCTTCGGAGgtcgtggggcacccctgcaaaGGGGAGATCCCCGACTTTGGGATATCCCCCTCGCCACCCGCAGGCCCACCTTCCGAGAGCTACAGCGTGTGCTCCATAAGCTTACCACCTTGCATGTCCATG GAGAAGACCCCCGTGAATCAGTCACAGTGGACTCACCTCAGACACACTCGgagaaaatgagagaggagaggaagaaagcTATTGAGGAAAAAAGAAGGGTCCCCAGTGATGAAAATGAGGCATTTGGGCAGAATGCAGATTCTTCTAAACAGG GTGCTGGGTCAGAGGGAGAGGACAGCTTCCAGGTCGAGTTGGAACTAGTGGAGGTGACATTGGGGACCTTGGGTCTTCGTGAGTTTGAAGTATTGCCCAAGCggagtaggaggaaaaggaacAAGAAGGACAGACAGGGGACTGGGGCACGTATGACTCTTCCCCAACATCATGAAGATGAGCCCCTTGTGCAGTCGGCCCAGGCAGATACAGCTTTGTCAGGGCCTTCACTGGATGAGGAGGCCAAGGCCTCTAATCAGCCAGAGCTCTGGGATGTGCTTCTAGCTGCTTGCCGAGCTGGAGATGTTGGGATGCTGAAGCTCCAGCTAACTGCCAGCCCCCCAGACCCTGGAGTTACATCTCTGCTCAGCGCTCCCTTGGGCTCCGGTGGCTTCACCCTCTTGCATGCAGCAGCTGCGGCTGGCAGAGGCTCAGTGGTGTGCCTGCTGCTGGAAGCAGGTGCTGACCCCACTGTGCT GGACTTGCGAGCCCGGCCACCATATACGGTTGCAGCCGACAGATCAACACGTAATGAGTTCCGAAGGTTCATGGAGAAGAATCCAGATGCTTATGATTACAACAAGGCTCAG GTGCCAGGGCCCCTGACACCAGAGATGGAAGCACGGCAGGCCACGCGGAAAAGAGAGCAGAAAGCAGCCCGGCGGCAGCGGGAGGAAGAACAACGGAAGCAACGGGAGCAGGAAAAGCAGGAACAAGAAGAACAACAGAGATTTGCAGCGCTCAGCGACCGAGAGAAG AGAGCTCTGGCTGCAGAGCGACGACTAGCTGCCCAGTTGGGAGGCCCTCCCCCTCAGACCCCTGCCTCTGCAATCAACAATGCTGG gCGCTGCTGGAGTTGTGGGGCATCCCTCCAAGGCCTCATTCCCTTTCACTACTTTGACTTCTCTTTCTGCTCCACACGCTGCCTCCGGGATCATCGCTGCCAGGCCGGGAGGCCCTCTTCCTGA
- the ANKZF1 gene encoding tRNA endonuclease ANKZF1 isoform X3, producing MAAAGHFAGAIFQGREVVTHKTFHRYTVRAKRGTAQGLQDARGGVSRSAGANLRRYNEAMLYKGVRDLLAGPDWVKALEEAGTILLRAPRSGRSLFFGGRGAPLQRGDPRLWDIPLATRRPTFRELQRVLHKLTTLHVHGEDPRESVTVDSPQTHSEKMREERKKAIEEKRRVPSDENEAFGQNADSSKQGAGSEGEDSFQVELELVEVTLGTLGLREFEVLPKRSRRKRNKKDRQGTGARMTLPQHHEDEPLVQSAQADTALSGPSLDEEAKASNQPELWDVLLAACRAGDVGMLKLQLTASPPDPGVTSLLSAPLGSGGFTLLHAAAAAGRGSVVCLLLEAGADPTVLDLRARPPYTVAADRSTRNEFRRFMEKNPDAYDYNKAQVPGPLTPEMEARQATRKREQKAARRQREEEQRKQREQEKQEQEEQQRFAALSDREKRALAAERRLAAQLGGPPPQTPASAINNAGRCWSCGASLQGLIPFHYFDFSFCSTRCLRDHRCQAGRPSS from the exons ATGGCTGCAGCTGGGCACTTTGCTGGTGCCATTTTCCAAGG AAGAGAAGTGGTGACACACAAAACCTTTCACCGCTACACGGTGCGGGCCAAGCGAGGCACAGCCCAGGGGCTTCAAGATGCCCGGGGTGGAGTGTCCCGCTCTGCCGGAGCCAATCTGAGGCGCTACAATGAAGCCATGTTATATAAG GGGGTTCGTGACCTGCTGGCAGGGCCAGACTGGGTTAAGGCACTGGAGGAGGCTGGGACAATACTGCTGCGTGCCCCCCGCTCTGGCCGATCCTTGTTCTTCGGAGgtcgtggggcacccctgcaaaGGGGAGATCCCCGACTTTGGGATATCCCCCTCGCCACCCGCAGGCCCACCTTCCGAGAGCTACAGCGTGTGCTCCATAAGCTTACCACCTTGCATGTCCATG GAGAAGACCCCCGTGAATCAGTCACAGTGGACTCACCTCAGACACACTCGgagaaaatgagagaggagaggaagaaagcTATTGAGGAAAAAAGAAGGGTCCCCAGTGATGAAAATGAGGCATTTGGGCAGAATGCAGATTCTTCTAAACAGG GTGCTGGGTCAGAGGGAGAGGACAGCTTCCAGGTCGAGTTGGAACTAGTGGAGGTGACATTGGGGACCTTGGGTCTTCGTGAGTTTGAAGTATTGCCCAAGCggagtaggaggaaaaggaacAAGAAGGACAGACAGGGGACTGGGGCACGTATGACTCTTCCCCAACATCATGAAGATGAGCCCCTTGTGCAGTCGGCCCAGGCAGATACAGCTTTGTCAGGGCCTTCACTGGATGAGGAGGCCAAGGCCTCTAATCAGCCAGAGCTCTGGGATGTGCTTCTAGCTGCTTGCCGAGCTGGAGATGTTGGGATGCTGAAGCTCCAGCTAACTGCCAGCCCCCCAGACCCTGGAGTTACATCTCTGCTCAGCGCTCCCTTGGGCTCCGGTGGCTTCACCCTCTTGCATGCAGCAGCTGCGGCTGGCAGAGGCTCAGTGGTGTGCCTGCTGCTGGAAGCAGGTGCTGACCCCACTGTGCT GGACTTGCGAGCCCGGCCACCATATACGGTTGCAGCCGACAGATCAACACGTAATGAGTTCCGAAGGTTCATGGAGAAGAATCCAGATGCTTATGATTACAACAAGGCTCAG GTGCCAGGGCCCCTGACACCAGAGATGGAAGCACGGCAGGCCACGCGGAAAAGAGAGCAGAAAGCAGCCCGGCGGCAGCGGGAGGAAGAACAACGGAAGCAACGGGAGCAGGAAAAGCAGGAACAAGAAGAACAACAGAGATTTGCAGCGCTCAGCGACCGAGAGAAG AGAGCTCTGGCTGCAGAGCGACGACTAGCTGCCCAGTTGGGAGGCCCTCCCCCTCAGACCCCTGCCTCTGCAATCAACAATGCTGG gCGCTGCTGGAGTTGTGGGGCATCCCTCCAAGGCCTCATTCCCTTTCACTACTTTGACTTCTCTTTCTGCTCCACACGCTGCCTCCGGGATCATCGCTGCCAGGCCGGGAGGCCCTCTTCCTGA